A genomic window from Caballeronia sp. SBC1 includes:
- a CDS encoding HAD-IIIA family hydrolase → MARQQFDLIVFDWDGTLMDSTAHITRSIQAACRDLSLPVPADEAASYVIGLGLRDALQIAAPTLDPVDYPKLAERYRFHYLIKGEQTELFDGVRGMLQNLRDEGYLLAVATGKSRVGLNRALDQSRLTSLFDGTRCADETFSKPHPAMLHELTRELGQDVSRTVMVGDTTHDLQMAKNAGAAAVGVTYGAHPAKSLHALEPLFVAENVTSLGDWLRENA, encoded by the coding sequence ATGGCCCGTCAGCAATTCGATCTGATTGTCTTCGACTGGGACGGCACCTTGATGGATTCCACTGCGCACATTACGCGCAGCATTCAGGCAGCGTGCCGCGACCTGAGCCTGCCCGTTCCCGCCGACGAAGCGGCAAGTTACGTGATCGGGCTGGGGCTGCGCGACGCGCTGCAGATCGCCGCGCCCACGCTCGATCCCGTCGATTACCCGAAGCTTGCCGAGCGGTATCGCTTTCACTATTTGATCAAGGGTGAGCAAACCGAGCTCTTCGACGGCGTGCGCGGCATGTTGCAGAACTTGCGCGACGAGGGTTATCTGCTCGCGGTCGCAACGGGCAAAAGCCGTGTGGGCCTGAACCGCGCGCTGGACCAGTCGCGCCTGACGAGTCTCTTCGACGGCACGCGCTGCGCCGATGAAACCTTCTCCAAGCCGCATCCGGCCATGTTGCACGAACTCACGCGCGAACTCGGGCAGGACGTGAGCCGCACCGTGATGGTCGGCGACACCACGCACGACCTGCAGATGGCGAAGAATGCGGGCGCGGCGGCGGTCGGCGTGACGTACGGCGCGCATCCGGCGAAGTCGCTGCACGCGCTGGAGCCGCTGTTCGTGGCTGAAAACGTGACGTCGCTGGGAGACTGGCTGCGGGAGAATGCATGA
- a CDS encoding RluA family pseudouridine synthase, which yields MNELGKTSHKKVASEQVSMIEIDENAAGQRIDNFLLRVCKGVPKSHIYRILRSGEVRVNKGRIDAAYRLEMGDLVRVPPIRTAQLDETAVSSNAPAAEFPILFEDDHLIVIDKPAGVAVHGGSGVAFGVIEQLRNARPQAKFLELVHRLDRETSGVLMLAKKRSALINVHEQMRENRIDKRYQAVGHGDWLAGWGRRRIVKEPLHKYLTPEGERRVRVQDDGLASHTVFNLIERFSDYAWVEAELKTGRTHQIRVHMAHIGLPIAGDTKYGDFALNKNLVRTDANPSLKRMFLHAFRLKLVHPATGETLQVEAPLPAECRRFIEQLKQNFRETQ from the coding sequence ATGAATGAGTTAGGCAAAACATCCCATAAAAAGGTCGCAAGCGAACAGGTCTCAATGATCGAGATCGACGAAAATGCGGCGGGTCAGCGCATCGACAATTTTTTACTTCGCGTCTGTAAAGGCGTACCGAAAAGTCATATTTACCGGATTTTGCGCAGCGGGGAAGTGCGCGTAAACAAAGGCCGTATTGACGCTGCTTATAGACTGGAGATGGGCGATCTCGTCCGCGTACCGCCTATTCGCACCGCGCAACTGGACGAAACGGCGGTTTCATCGAATGCTCCGGCAGCCGAATTCCCCATACTATTTGAAGACGATCACCTGATCGTGATCGATAAACCCGCGGGCGTCGCCGTTCATGGCGGCAGCGGCGTGGCGTTTGGTGTTATCGAACAATTGCGCAACGCGCGCCCGCAGGCGAAATTCCTCGAATTGGTGCATCGGCTGGATCGCGAGACGTCCGGTGTGCTGATGCTCGCGAAGAAGCGCTCGGCGCTGATCAACGTGCACGAGCAAATGCGCGAAAATCGTATCGATAAACGCTATCAGGCCGTCGGTCACGGCGACTGGCTGGCGGGCTGGGGCCGTCGGCGGATTGTGAAGGAACCGCTGCACAAATACCTGACGCCCGAGGGCGAGCGCCGCGTGCGCGTCCAGGACGACGGGCTCGCGTCGCATACGGTGTTCAATTTGATCGAGCGCTTCAGCGACTACGCGTGGGTCGAGGCGGAACTCAAGACAGGCCGTACGCATCAGATTCGTGTGCATATGGCGCATATCGGCCTGCCGATCGCCGGTGACACCAAATACGGCGACTTCGCGCTAAACAAGAATCTGGTTCGCACCGACGCCAATCCGTCGCTCAAACGCATGTTTCTGCACGCTTTCCGGCTGAAACTCGTGCATCCGGCGACCGGCGAGACGCTTCAGGTTGAGGCGCCGCTGCCGGCCGAGTGTCGGCGCTTCATCGAACAACTCAAACAAAATTTTAGAGAGACGCAATAA